The proteins below are encoded in one region of Caulobacter henricii:
- a CDS encoding efflux RND transporter periplasmic adaptor subunit → MNRVYTRRASVRLALLMAGSLLLSACGDGAKPSAEAEGHAAKAGDFERGPHRGRMLRAGDLAIEMTIFEDGVDPEFHVYAYRKDKLVDPRQVELSVELTRLGGKVDRFHFTPQDDYLRGAGVVHEPHSFDVKVRASQGGQSHQWTYASYEGRTTISAQAAKAGGVKTEIAGAADVAELVDMAGRVEITPEGKSEVRAWYPGRVMSLRGELGTQVRKGQLLARVESSESLQTYSIFAPISGVIVEKNLNVGDVAGERAIFVIADPTKLHAEFFVYPRDAEKVRVGQPVQVRSLASDTKLMARVEAVLPTADLASQTLLAHVHLPEGSAAFRPGMGVEGSFQVASSRVPLAVRTKSLQRFRDFTVVFAKVGDTYEVRMLELGRQTPEWTEVLGGLEPGTEYVADGAFLIRADIEKSGASHDH, encoded by the coding sequence ATGAACCGTGTTTACACCCGGCGCGCGTCAGTGCGCCTTGCCCTGCTGATGGCCGGTAGCTTGTTGCTCTCCGCGTGTGGCGATGGTGCCAAGCCCTCCGCCGAGGCCGAAGGGCACGCCGCCAAGGCCGGCGACTTCGAACGTGGCCCGCATCGTGGCCGAATGCTGCGCGCCGGCGATCTGGCCATCGAGATGACCATTTTCGAAGACGGGGTCGACCCGGAATTCCATGTCTACGCCTATCGCAAGGACAAGCTGGTCGACCCGCGTCAGGTAGAGCTGTCGGTCGAACTGACCCGCCTGGGCGGCAAGGTTGATAGGTTCCACTTCACGCCGCAGGATGACTATCTGCGCGGGGCGGGCGTGGTGCATGAGCCCCACTCTTTCGACGTGAAGGTGCGCGCCAGCCAAGGCGGTCAAAGCCATCAGTGGACCTATGCGTCCTACGAAGGCCGAACCACAATCAGCGCCCAGGCTGCCAAGGCCGGGGGCGTGAAGACTGAGATCGCCGGGGCGGCCGATGTCGCCGAACTGGTCGACATGGCGGGGCGCGTTGAGATCACGCCCGAGGGAAAAAGCGAGGTCCGTGCCTGGTATCCGGGACGGGTCATGAGCCTGCGTGGCGAACTGGGGACCCAGGTTCGCAAGGGGCAGTTGCTGGCGCGCGTAGAGTCCAGCGAGAGTCTGCAGACCTATTCGATCTTCGCGCCGATCAGCGGAGTCATCGTTGAGAAGAACCTCAATGTCGGCGATGTGGCCGGCGAGAGGGCGATCTTTGTGATCGCCGATCCGACCAAGCTGCACGCCGAGTTCTTCGTCTATCCGCGCGATGCCGAAAAGGTGCGTGTAGGACAGCCCGTGCAGGTTCGCAGCCTGGCGAGCGACACCAAGCTGATGGCGCGGGTCGAAGCCGTGCTGCCGACAGCGGACCTGGCCAGCCAGACCCTTCTGGCGCACGTCCATCTGCCGGAGGGCTCAGCCGCGTTCCGGCCGGGCATGGGCGTCGAAGGCTCATTCCAGGTCGCGTCCAGCCGGGTTCCGCTGGCGGTTCGCACCAAGTCCCTCCAGCGCTTCCGAGACTTCACGGTCGTCTTCGCCAAGGTGGGAGACACCTACGAGGTGCGGATGCTGGAACTGGGCCGCCAGACGCCGGAATGGACAGAAGTCCTGGGCGGACTTGAGCCTGGAACCGAATATGTCGCCGATGGTGCCTTCCTGATCCGCGCGGACATCGAAAAGTCCGGCGCGAGCCACGACCACTAG
- a CDS encoding efflux RND transporter permease subunit, translating into MLDRIIALSIRLRWIVLALVIVSSIVGVWSFQRLPIDATPDITNVQVQINTEAPGFSPLEAEQRITFPIETAIAGLPGLEYTRSVSRYGLSQVTVVFKDGTDIYFARQLVNERLQAARAQLPTSLTPELGPIATGLGEIFMYTVEAKPGARRPDGKAYTPEDLRTLQDWVIRPQLRNTPGVTEVNTIGGFERQYHVTPLPERLSAYGLTMADVTDALSTNNSNVGAGYIERYGEQYLVRVPGQASGVEDLRGTIIVNRGGAPIRIGDVADVGLGEELRTGAATENGQEVVLGTVFMLVGENSRTVARAAALRLEQAAKSLPAGVMARPVYDRTELVDRAIRTVEKNLAEGALLVIVVLFLLLGNIRAALITAAIIPFSMLMTITGMVQSRVSGNLMSLGALDFGLIVDGAVIIVENCLRRFGEAQHRLGRLLSKEERFALTASATGEVIKPSLFGVLIITLVYVPIFALTGVEGKMFHPMAITVVISLTAALVLSLTFVPAAVATFVTGRVEEKESRVMRSARRLYEPALALALRLRIAIVAGAVALVVLAGFAASRMGSEFVPNLDEGDIAMHALRIPGTSLTQAIRMQTALEARIKQMPEVERVVAKIGTAEVATDPMPPSVADTFIMLKDRKDWPDPRKPRAQLVAELQAAVATIPGNNYEFTQPIQMRFNELLSGVRADVAVKVFGDDLDQLLEIGESVGSVVEGIEGAQDVGVEQVTGLPVLQITPDRAALARLGLNVQDLQEVVATSIGGAVVGQVFEGDRRFDVVVRLPEAIRRDVDGVGRLRVPLPQASDGSRGFVPLQDVAKVETVIGPNQISREDGKRRVVITANVRGRDLGSFITEVQQKVGTEVEIPTGYWVSYGGTFEQLISAAKRLQLVVPAALLLIFGLLFALFRSVKDAAIVFSGVPLALTGGVAALLLRGLPLSISAGIGFIALSGVAVLNGVVMVSFIRSLLAEGRSIEEAISEGALSRLRPVLMTALVASLGFVPMAFNVGAGAEVQRPLATVVIGGIISSTLLTLLVLPALYRHAGGSQRSAQT; encoded by the coding sequence ATGCTTGACCGCATCATCGCGCTGTCAATCCGGCTTCGATGGATCGTCCTGGCGCTCGTCATCGTCTCGTCGATTGTCGGAGTCTGGAGCTTCCAGCGCCTGCCGATCGACGCCACCCCCGACATCACCAATGTCCAGGTGCAGATCAACACCGAGGCACCCGGCTTCTCGCCCCTGGAAGCTGAACAACGCATCACCTTCCCGATCGAGACAGCCATCGCCGGCCTTCCAGGTCTGGAATACACCCGCTCGGTGTCGCGCTATGGCCTCAGCCAGGTCACCGTTGTCTTCAAGGACGGGACGGACATCTATTTTGCGCGGCAACTGGTCAATGAGCGGCTGCAGGCTGCACGCGCACAATTGCCGACTAGCCTGACGCCCGAGCTTGGCCCGATCGCGACGGGCCTGGGCGAAATCTTCATGTACACGGTCGAGGCCAAGCCCGGTGCGCGCCGTCCCGACGGTAAGGCCTATACGCCTGAAGACCTGCGCACCCTGCAGGACTGGGTGATCCGGCCACAGCTGCGAAACACACCCGGCGTCACCGAGGTCAACACCATCGGTGGTTTCGAGCGGCAGTACCATGTCACGCCTCTGCCTGAACGCTTGTCGGCCTATGGCCTGACCATGGCCGACGTCACTGACGCCCTGTCCACCAACAACAGCAATGTCGGGGCCGGCTATATCGAGCGCTACGGCGAGCAGTATCTGGTTCGCGTTCCCGGTCAGGCCAGCGGCGTTGAAGACCTGCGCGGCACGATCATCGTCAATCGCGGCGGCGCGCCGATCCGCATCGGTGACGTGGCCGATGTCGGTCTGGGCGAGGAGCTTCGCACCGGGGCCGCGACCGAGAACGGCCAGGAAGTGGTGCTGGGCACGGTCTTCATGCTGGTTGGCGAAAACAGCCGCACCGTCGCCCGCGCTGCGGCGCTGCGTCTGGAGCAGGCCGCCAAGTCTTTGCCGGCCGGCGTCATGGCCAGACCGGTCTATGACCGCACCGAACTGGTCGATCGCGCCATTCGCACGGTCGAAAAAAACCTGGCCGAGGGCGCTCTGCTAGTGATCGTCGTGCTGTTTCTGCTGCTCGGCAACATCCGCGCGGCGCTGATCACGGCAGCGATCATTCCCTTCTCCATGCTGATGACCATAACCGGCATGGTGCAGAGCCGGGTGTCGGGCAATCTGATGAGTCTGGGGGCTCTGGACTTTGGCCTGATTGTTGATGGCGCGGTGATCATCGTCGAAAATTGCCTTCGCCGGTTCGGCGAGGCCCAGCATCGTCTGGGCCGCCTGCTCAGCAAGGAGGAGCGCTTCGCCCTGACCGCCTCCGCGACCGGCGAAGTGATCAAGCCGTCGCTGTTTGGCGTGCTGATCATCACGCTCGTCTATGTGCCGATCTTCGCCCTGACCGGGGTTGAGGGGAAGATGTTCCACCCGATGGCCATCACCGTGGTCATCTCCCTTACGGCCGCCCTGGTTCTGTCGCTGACCTTCGTTCCCGCCGCCGTGGCGACCTTCGTCACCGGCAGGGTTGAGGAGAAGGAAAGCCGCGTCATGCGAAGCGCGCGCCGACTCTATGAACCAGCCTTGGCTCTGGCGCTGCGCCTGCGCATTGCCATTGTGGCCGGTGCGGTCGCTCTGGTGGTGCTCGCAGGCTTCGCCGCCAGCCGGATGGGCTCGGAGTTCGTGCCCAATCTCGACGAGGGGGATATCGCCATGCACGCCCTGCGCATCCCCGGCACCAGCCTCACCCAAGCCATCCGCATGCAAACGGCCCTGGAGGCGCGGATCAAGCAGATGCCGGAGGTCGAGCGCGTGGTGGCCAAGATAGGTACCGCTGAGGTCGCCACCGATCCCATGCCGCCCAGCGTTGCCGACACCTTCATCATGCTGAAGGACCGCAAGGACTGGCCCGATCCGCGTAAGCCACGTGCCCAACTGGTGGCCGAACTCCAGGCGGCCGTGGCCACCATCCCGGGCAACAACTACGAGTTCACCCAGCCGATCCAGATGCGGTTCAATGAACTGCTGTCGGGCGTACGCGCCGACGTGGCCGTAAAGGTCTTCGGCGACGACCTCGACCAGCTACTCGAAATCGGCGAAAGCGTTGGCAGCGTGGTCGAGGGCATCGAGGGCGCTCAGGACGTCGGTGTCGAACAGGTGACCGGTCTGCCGGTCTTGCAGATCACTCCAGATCGCGCCGCCCTGGCCCGACTGGGTCTGAACGTGCAGGACTTGCAGGAGGTCGTCGCCACCTCGATCGGCGGCGCGGTGGTGGGCCAGGTCTTCGAAGGCGACCGTCGTTTCGACGTTGTCGTTCGACTCCCGGAGGCGATTCGCCGCGATGTCGATGGTGTTGGCCGGCTTCGCGTCCCGCTGCCGCAGGCCTCTGACGGGTCGCGTGGCTTCGTACCGCTCCAGGACGTGGCCAAGGTCGAGACGGTCATCGGCCCAAACCAGATCAGCCGCGAGGATGGCAAACGCCGGGTTGTCATTACCGCCAATGTGCGCGGTCGCGACCTCGGCTCGTTCATCACCGAGGTCCAGCAGAAGGTTGGCACCGAGGTGGAAATCCCCACCGGCTATTGGGTCAGCTACGGCGGCACGTTCGAACAGCTGATCTCGGCGGCCAAACGGCTCCAGCTGGTCGTACCGGCCGCGCTACTGCTGATCTTCGGCCTGCTGTTCGCTCTGTTCAGATCGGTGAAGGACGCCGCCATCGTGTTCTCCGGTGTGCCCCTGGCCCTCACCGGCGGCGTCGCGGCGCTGCTCCTGCGCGGCCTGCCGCTGTCGATCTCGGCGGGCATCGGCTTCATCGCGTTGTCGGGTGTGGCGGTGCTCAACGGCGTGGTCATGGTCAGCTTCATCCGCAGCCTGCTAGCGGAGGGCCGGTCCATCGAGGAGGCAATCTCTGAGGGCGCTCTGAGCCGGCTGCGGCCGGTGCTGATGACGGCCCTGGTCGCCAGCCTGGGCTTTGTGCCGATGGCGTTCAATGTCGGTGCCGGCGCTGAAGTTCAACGGCCGCTGGCGACCGTGGTGATCGGCGGGATCATCTCCTCGACCCTGCTGACGCTGCTGGTCCTGCCGGCCCTCTATCGGCATGCAGGGGGCTCTCAACGATCCGCGCAAACCTAG
- a CDS encoding DUF1761 domain-containing protein, with product MKTINWLGWVAALVVGQVIGILWYGILLSAAWMKAMGMTEADFVGTEWRMGLGILNMAIILIGLDWLIRRLEARTWLGGAKVGLAACVFFDLTVVALDYVYAAGNLSLFWIDGGYQLLTYTLGGALLGGLKLKPRAG from the coding sequence GTGAAGACCATAAACTGGCTGGGCTGGGTTGCGGCCCTTGTCGTCGGGCAAGTCATCGGCATTCTCTGGTATGGCATTCTCCTCAGTGCCGCCTGGATGAAGGCGATGGGGATGACGGAAGCGGACTTCGTCGGGACCGAATGGCGAATGGGCCTTGGGATCCTCAATATGGCGATCATCCTGATCGGTCTGGACTGGCTGATCCGTCGGCTGGAGGCACGCACCTGGCTAGGCGGTGCCAAGGTTGGTCTGGCCGCTTGCGTGTTCTTTGACCTGACGGTGGTCGCGCTGGACTATGTCTATGCGGCAGGAAATCTGTCTCTGTTTTGGATCGACGGGGGCTACCAGTTGCTGACCTACACCTTGGGCGGAGCCCTGCTCGGCGGATTGAAGCTGAAGCCGCGCGCCGGTTGA
- the metG gene encoding methionine--tRNA ligase, whose amino-acid sequence MARILITSALPYINGIKHLGNLAGSMLPADVYARFQRARGHETLYICATDEHGTPAELAAAAASQDVETYCAEQHVLQRDVAEAFGLSWDWFGRSSSPQNRKLTQHFAEVLEANGLIEERVDQMVYSIDDKRFLPDRYIEGTCPHCGFDKARGDQCDNCGNLLDPTDLKNAYSVISGSRNLEVRDTRHLYLLQTKMADKIRAWVDSHAEWPQLAKSIAYKHLDEGLIDRGITRDLAWGVPVVKDGGPRPGMEGKVFYVWFDAPIEYIAATQEWADAEEGRDWKRWWRTDEGAADVRYVEFMGKDNVAFHTVSFPATILGSEEPWKSVDMLKAFNWLNWYGGKFSTSNKRGVFMDAALEILPPDFWRWYLTSNAPESSDTAFTWEMFASAVNRDLADVLGNFINRILKFTEGKFDGVVPEGGTPGPLEEKLFADVSARLTDLAEQMDAIEVRKSAQALRALWVVGNEYLQEAAPWTAIKTDRDRAAVIVRTALNLAALYAKISSPFIPFASEKIAEAFSLSLPAAWPTSDARHELSSLPVGLTVRAPEVLFRKIDEDMIAEWAGRFGGAEEA is encoded by the coding sequence ATGGCTCGTATCCTGATCACTTCCGCCTTGCCGTACATCAACGGCATCAAGCACCTGGGCAATCTGGCAGGATCCATGCTGCCGGCGGATGTCTACGCGCGCTTCCAGCGGGCCCGGGGTCACGAAACGCTCTATATCTGCGCGACAGACGAACACGGAACTCCGGCTGAACTGGCCGCCGCCGCCGCCAGCCAGGACGTGGAGACCTACTGCGCCGAACAGCACGTCCTGCAGCGCGACGTGGCGGAAGCTTTTGGCCTGTCCTGGGACTGGTTTGGTCGGTCATCCTCGCCGCAGAACCGCAAGCTTACGCAACACTTTGCCGAAGTGCTGGAGGCCAATGGCCTGATCGAGGAACGCGTCGACCAGATGGTCTATTCCATCGACGACAAGCGCTTCCTGCCCGACCGCTATATCGAGGGCACCTGCCCGCACTGCGGCTTCGACAAGGCGCGTGGCGACCAGTGCGACAACTGCGGCAACCTGCTGGATCCAACCGACCTGAAGAACGCCTATTCGGTGATCTCGGGCTCGCGGAACCTGGAGGTGCGCGACACCCGCCATCTCTATCTTCTGCAGACCAAGATGGCCGACAAGATCCGGGCCTGGGTCGACAGCCACGCCGAATGGCCGCAGCTGGCCAAGTCGATCGCCTACAAGCATCTGGATGAGGGCCTTATTGATCGCGGCATCACCCGCGACCTGGCTTGGGGCGTGCCCGTGGTCAAGGACGGCGGGCCACGCCCGGGCATGGAGGGCAAGGTCTTCTATGTCTGGTTTGATGCCCCCATCGAATACATCGCCGCGACCCAGGAGTGGGCCGACGCCGAAGAGGGCCGCGACTGGAAGCGCTGGTGGCGGACCGACGAAGGTGCAGCCGATGTTCGCTATGTCGAGTTCATGGGCAAGGACAATGTCGCCTTCCACACCGTCAGTTTCCCGGCGACCATCCTGGGCTCGGAAGAGCCATGGAAGAGCGTCGACATGCTCAAAGCCTTCAACTGGCTCAACTGGTATGGCGGCAAGTTCTCGACCAGCAACAAGCGCGGCGTGTTCATGGACGCGGCTCTGGAAATCCTGCCACCCGACTTCTGGCGCTGGTATCTGACGTCGAACGCGCCTGAGAGCAGCGATACCGCGTTTACGTGGGAGATGTTTGCCAGCGCCGTGAACCGCGATCTGGCCGATGTGCTCGGTAACTTCATCAATCGCATCCTGAAGTTCACCGAAGGCAAGTTCGACGGAGTCGTGCCTGAAGGTGGCACGCCTGGACCCCTGGAAGAGAAGCTCTTCGCCGACGTATCCGCGCGCCTCACGGATCTTGCCGAACAGATGGACGCCATCGAGGTTCGCAAGAGCGCCCAGGCGCTCAGGGCCCTTTGGGTGGTCGGCAACGAGTATCTGCAAGAGGCCGCGCCCTGGACGGCGATCAAGACAGATCGCGATCGAGCCGCTGTGATTGTCAGAACAGCGCTCAACCTGGCTGCGCTTTACGCGAAAATTTCTTCGCCCTTCATCCCGTTTGCCTCAGAAAAGATCGCCGAAGCCTTCTCGCTGTCTTTGCCGGCCGCCTGGCCCACCAGCGATGCAAGGCATGAGCTCTCGTCTCTTCCGGTCGGTTTGACGGTCCGTGCGCCTGAGGTTTTGTTCAGGAAGATTGACGAGGACATGATCGCCGAGTGGGCAGGCCGCTTTGGGGGAGCCGAAGAGGCGTGA
- a CDS encoding MFS transporter yields MSSLTRLSIFYVAMYLGTGVSLPYIGTYLRDRGMSGAAIGLILAIPMLARPFTGPALAVWADGFTLRRSPMILLSLGAGLGYAALLIAPGALGLAIAWFIGQTLLSTVSPLVDVMALRRARAESFNYGLPRGTGSTAFIVANLIMGVVLTVAVPTVIPVWIAASAFLTAVAARLVIPADPVHTDGAKPIGADRWKGLGALLKDRNFLLAVVTAGLIQGAHAFYYGFSTILWRGQGISEPVIGLLWGVGVAAEVAFMWFLEPWRRRIGPEKLMILGGIAAVLRWLAYAFSPPLWLLFPLQGLHALTFAASFLASLRLIEKLTPPANASAAQALNSALSGGFTLGIATLLAGPLFDASNAFGYLAMAVMAALGLVGAIALNRRTGRVQMV; encoded by the coding sequence ATGAGTAGCCTGACGCGGCTGAGTATCTTCTACGTCGCGATGTATCTCGGGACCGGTGTGAGCCTGCCTTACATCGGCACCTATCTGCGCGATCGCGGGATGAGTGGCGCGGCGATCGGCTTGATCCTTGCCATTCCGATGTTGGCCCGGCCATTCACCGGGCCGGCTCTGGCGGTATGGGCTGACGGGTTCACCCTGCGCCGCTCGCCGATGATCCTTTTGTCGCTGGGTGCGGGCCTGGGCTATGCCGCCCTGCTGATCGCGCCTGGCGCGCTGGGTCTTGCGATCGCATGGTTCATTGGCCAGACCCTGCTTTCGACGGTCTCACCGCTGGTCGACGTCATGGCCTTGCGAAGGGCGCGCGCTGAATCGTTCAACTACGGCCTGCCCCGCGGGACGGGGTCGACCGCTTTCATTGTCGCCAACCTGATCATGGGCGTCGTCCTGACTGTGGCGGTGCCAACGGTCATTCCAGTATGGATCGCGGCTTCAGCCTTTCTGACGGCCGTGGCGGCCCGTCTGGTCATTCCGGCGGACCCCGTCCACACCGATGGGGCCAAACCCATCGGCGCTGATCGCTGGAAGGGCCTCGGAGCGCTGCTGAAGGACCGCAACTTCCTGCTGGCTGTGGTCACAGCGGGCCTGATCCAAGGGGCTCATGCCTTCTACTATGGGTTTTCTACAATCCTCTGGCGCGGGCAGGGCATTTCCGAGCCGGTCATTGGGCTATTGTGGGGTGTCGGCGTCGCGGCAGAGGTGGCGTTCATGTGGTTCCTGGAGCCATGGCGCCGCCGCATCGGACCCGAGAAGCTGATGATCCTCGGGGGGATCGCGGCGGTCCTGCGTTGGCTGGCCTATGCATTCTCTCCGCCGCTGTGGCTGCTGTTCCCGCTACAGGGCCTCCATGCCCTGACCTTTGCCGCGAGCTTTCTGGCCTCCTTGCGACTGATCGAAAAGCTGACCCCGCCCGCCAACGCTTCGGCCGCACAGGCGCTTAACTCGGCATTGTCCGGCGGCTTCACGCTGGGCATTGCCACCCTGCTTGCCGGTCCATTGTTCGATGCCAGCAACGCCTTTGGCTATCTGGCCATGGCGGTTATGGCAGCCTTGGGCCTGGTTGGAGCCATTGCCCTTAACCGCCGCACCGGGCGCGTTCAGATGGTGTAG
- the cysN gene encoding sulfate adenylyltransferase subunit CysN, whose translation MGKVYTPSDLIADDIDAYLVAHQHKSLLRFITCGSVDDGKSTLIGRLLYDSKMIFEDQLAALEADSRRVGTQGGAIDFALLVDGLAAEREQGITIDVAYRFFATDKRKFIVADTPGHEQYTRNMVTGASTAEAAIILIDARKGVLTQTRRHAYLVSLLGIRHIVLAVNKMDLIGWDQPRYDAIVSDFRAFADQIGLSVFTPIPISGLGGDNIASQSVDTPWFKGPILMDWLETIQVEDDLQAKPFRMPVQWVNRPNLDFRGFSGLIASGVVKPGDRVRVLPSGQESTIDRIVTLPDDLPQAVAGQSVTLTLCDEIDISRGDLIVAAAAPCPVAGQFEATVVWLDEDPLPPGRAYLLKIGTRTVGASVTEIKHRVNVNTLERTAAKRLALNEIGLVNLSLDQPVPFETYADNRELGGFILIDRISNRTVGAGMLNFALRRADNIHWQHTDVTKQSRAALKSQRGQVVWLTGLSGAGKSTIANLVEKRLHALGRHTYLLDGDNVRHGLNKNLGFTEEDRVENIRRVAEVAKLMVDAGLIVLTAFISPFRAERRMAREILEDGEFIEVFVDTPLAVAEARDVKGLYAKARAGQLKNFTGIDSPYEAPEAPELRIDTTSMSPVEAAERIVEWLEGQENDYTI comes from the coding sequence ATGGGTAAGGTGTACACGCCCTCCGACCTGATCGCGGACGACATCGACGCCTATCTGGTCGCACACCAGCACAAGTCGCTGCTTCGCTTCATCACCTGCGGCAGCGTCGACGACGGCAAATCCACCCTGATCGGCCGGCTGCTCTATGACAGCAAAATGATCTTCGAGGATCAGCTTGCGGCCCTTGAGGCAGACTCAAGACGGGTCGGCACCCAGGGCGGGGCGATCGACTTCGCCCTTCTTGTGGATGGCCTGGCCGCCGAGCGCGAACAAGGCATCACGATTGACGTCGCCTATCGCTTCTTTGCGACCGACAAGCGCAAGTTCATCGTCGCCGATACGCCGGGCCATGAGCAATACACGCGCAACATGGTCACGGGGGCATCGACCGCAGAGGCGGCGATCATCCTGATCGATGCCCGCAAGGGCGTACTGACCCAGACTCGCCGCCACGCCTATCTGGTTAGCCTGCTCGGCATCCGCCACATCGTGCTGGCAGTGAACAAGATGGATCTGATCGGCTGGGACCAGCCGCGCTACGACGCCATCGTGTCGGACTTTCGCGCTTTCGCGGATCAAATCGGTCTTTCTGTCTTCACCCCCATCCCGATCTCGGGCCTGGGCGGAGACAACATCGCCAGCCAAAGCGTTGATACGCCATGGTTCAAGGGTCCAATCCTGATGGACTGGCTGGAGACCATTCAGGTCGAAGATGATCTGCAAGCCAAACCGTTCCGCATGCCTGTCCAATGGGTCAATCGACCGAATCTCGATTTCCGCGGCTTCTCCGGGCTGATTGCGTCCGGCGTCGTCAAGCCAGGCGATCGCGTGCGTGTCCTGCCGTCGGGCCAGGAAAGCACCATCGACCGCATCGTCACGCTGCCTGACGACCTCCCGCAAGCTGTAGCCGGTCAGTCCGTGACCCTGACCCTGTGCGACGAGATCGATATCTCCCGTGGCGACCTGATCGTGGCGGCGGCAGCCCCCTGCCCGGTCGCCGGGCAGTTCGAGGCGACCGTTGTGTGGCTGGACGAGGACCCCCTGCCTCCAGGACGGGCCTATCTGTTGAAGATCGGCACTCGGACCGTGGGGGCTTCCGTCACCGAGATAAAGCACCGGGTGAACGTCAATACGCTGGAACGGACGGCCGCCAAGCGGCTGGCCCTGAACGAAATCGGTCTGGTCAATCTGTCGCTCGATCAACCGGTGCCCTTCGAGACCTATGCGGATAACCGCGAACTGGGCGGATTCATCCTGATTGACCGGATCAGCAACCGTACGGTCGGTGCCGGCATGCTGAACTTCGCGCTGCGAAGGGCAGATAACATTCACTGGCAACATACGGACGTCACGAAACAATCTCGCGCTGCACTAAAGAGCCAGCGCGGTCAGGTTGTTTGGCTTACCGGCCTTTCGGGCGCAGGGAAATCGACCATCGCCAATCTGGTCGAGAAGCGACTGCACGCCCTGGGTCGCCACACCTACCTTCTTGACGGCGACAATGTCCGTCACGGTCTCAACAAGAACCTGGGCTTCACGGAAGAAGACCGGGTAGAGAACATCCGCCGGGTGGCGGAGGTGGCCAAGCTCATGGTCGATGCGGGCTTGATCGTACTGACGGCCTTCATCTCGCCGTTCCGCGCTGAGCGGCGAATGGCGCGCGAGATCCTCGAGGACGGTGAGTTCATCGAGGTCTTTGTAGACACCCCGCTCGCCGTGGCTGAAGCCCGCGACGTCAAGGGCCTCTATGCCAAGGCGCGCGCCGGTCAGCTAAAGAACTTCACAGGCATCGACAGTCCCTACGAAGCGCCCGAGGCACCCGAATTGCGCATCGACACCACTAGCATGAGCCCGGTTGAAGCGGCCGAACGGATCGTCGAATGGCTTGAAGGGCAGGAAAACGACTACACCATCTGA
- the cysD gene encoding sulfate adenylyltransferase subunit CysD, with product MAPTQLEPIAPSALPETFMTEISPARLTHLQRLEAESIHILREVAAECDRPVMLYSIGKDSAVMLHLAAKAFFPSRPPFPLLHIDTTWKFQAMYAQRDKVATDLGFDLLVHKNPEAEAKGINPFDHGSALHTDMWKTEGLKQALAKHGFDAAFGGARRDEEKSRAKERIISFRSAEQRWDPKNQRPELWKLYNTRKHPGESLRAFPISNWTELDVWQYIHLENIPIVPLYFAAERPVVERDGALIMVDDDRFPLRPGETPTMRSVRFRTLGCYPLTGAVESTASTLPQIIQEMLLATTSERQGRVIDHDQSASMEKKKQEGYF from the coding sequence TTGGCCCCTACCCAGCTTGAACCGATCGCGCCCAGCGCTTTGCCGGAAACATTCATGACCGAGATCTCGCCGGCCCGCTTGACCCATCTCCAGCGCCTCGAGGCAGAGAGCATTCACATCCTGCGCGAAGTCGCAGCGGAATGCGATCGCCCGGTAATGCTGTACTCGATTGGCAAGGACAGCGCTGTGATGCTGCATCTGGCGGCCAAGGCCTTCTTCCCGTCGCGGCCGCCCTTTCCGCTCCTGCACATCGACACCACCTGGAAGTTTCAGGCGATGTATGCCCAACGCGACAAGGTTGCGACAGACCTGGGTTTCGACCTGCTGGTCCACAAGAACCCGGAAGCCGAGGCCAAGGGCATCAATCCCTTTGACCACGGCAGCGCCCTGCACACCGACATGTGGAAGACCGAGGGCCTGAAGCAGGCATTGGCCAAACACGGTTTCGATGCTGCCTTTGGCGGCGCGCGCCGCGATGAAGAAAAGAGCCGCGCCAAGGAGCGCATCATCTCCTTCCGGTCAGCCGAGCAGCGATGGGATCCGAAGAACCAGCGGCCCGAACTCTGGAAGCTCTACAATACGCGAAAGCACCCCGGTGAAAGCCTGCGTGCATTTCCGATCTCCAACTGGACCGAACTCGACGTCTGGCAATACATCCATCTGGAAAACATCCCGATCGTGCCGCTCTATTTCGCGGCGGAACGGCCGGTGGTCGAGCGCGATGGCGCGTTGATCATGGTGGATGACGATCGGTTCCCCCTGCGCCCCGGCGAAACCCCGACGATGAGGAGCGTGAGGTTCCGCACCCTGGGCTGCTACCCTCTGACCGGTGCTGTTGAAAGCACGGCCTCAACCCTGCCCCAGATCATCCAGGAAATGCTGCTGGCGACCACGAGCGAGCGGCAAGGCCGCGTCATCGACCATGACCAATCCGCGTCGATGGAGAAGAAAAAGCAGGAGGGCTATTTCTGA